The genomic segment tattataattatagtaaatgtgacatttattcaatttttattttaaaatgatattgtttaatgttatgttagcatatttttaacatattttatatccaGGTTACTTGTCTGTTAGattagtttttacaaaaaaaaaattgtactgttaatttttttttttttgctcccGATGGGAGGTGTAGTGTATTAGCTCATTATagcgtattatattatattagcgtatatacatatatcctaaacctaagtataaattacgtaacatattaataaagtagTCTTACTAAAGCATTCGACATGGTTTGATTTCCATCTCCCATTACAACCTTTATAAAAGAAATGCATAGCCATATTTGAAAAACCGTCTAAAATTACTCTTAAATCTTAATCTCTTTAGGAATTAAACTAAACAGTGTTTTTACAGCTTTGAGCACTAATGTACATGGGGAATAAGTTGATAAGTATCTGGAACGTGTGTTGATAATACCTTACAAAATAAGTAGATATTAcgagaatttatttattaatttattcaatatttgggaaacaaatagatatacataaaacaaatattaacacAACTTAACTTTACAAAATCCAGCAAAGTTTTCACCAATTATTAGTTCATAAAAGCACTCCAAAGTAATGATaagctataataaattaatcaacatcaaaaactcaaaaaagcaCAAATCATcgatataaaattcatttcacattaaattgttttaatgaaattcgaCAACTGCTTTTTATATTCAGCaaaagataaatgaaataaatcaaaattctaaaaatgcTCATTGTATTCACGACAAGTTCTGATCAAAAACGAATTAACGTTATAGGATGTACGACAAGTTGGAGTATGAAAACACCTCGGATGACGTGAACCAGACCGTGAACAGTTAAAAAGTAGATTcctaagtaatataaatacgaCAAATACTTCAGAAACTTATTCTGAATATTATCAATCCGATTATTATAAACGTCATACTGTGGATTCCAGACCGTAGAGGCATACTCAAGTACAGAGTTAACGTAGGAGTTGTAAAGAAGATTAAGCGTGGAAGGTCTCCTAAACTCAGATCCAACCCTCATAATGAATCCAAACAAACTATAGGCCTTTGTTAAAATGTTGTTAACATGGCTCCCAAAATTAAGTTTACCGTCTAGTGTAACGCCCAAGTCTCTCACCTCAGATTTCCGGGATTATAAAGTATTGTTaagagtatatttataaattaaaggtTTGGGTTTACgtgaaaaagaaattatactACATTTAGTAATATTCAGATGAAACAAATTAgacttacaatatattttaagactATTTAAATCTGTTTGAAGATCATAACAATCTGCTAatgatttaatagttttaaatattttagtgtcatCAGCGTACAAAAGGAATTCAGAGGACACAAACACATCgcttatatcatttataaatatattaaaaagtagaGGACAGAGGTGAGAGCCCTGTGGCACACCTGATGTAATAGGTATAAACGATGATAGTAACCCTTAATAGATACAGCCTGACTTCGGTTGCAAAGATATGAATCCAACCAACGAAGAAGATCACCGTGTATTCCAAAACGCTTTAGCTTAAGGAGAAGAAGACTGTGTGTTCGAGCCTTATCGAAGGCTTTAGAGTAATCCGTGTATACGTCGTCAACCTGATGTCCCTGATCCATAGAACTAGAAACCCGATGTATAAATTCACAAAGATTGGTTTCCGTTGAACGTTTATTGATGAAATCCATGCTGTTGATTTAGCAGATAAGAACGTATAGTTGGAAACAGTATCGTAAATGATTTTCTCAAAGAACGTTGCAATGGAACAAAGTTTTGAAATAGGCCTATAATTCTGTATATATCATGTTTATTACCGGATTTCGATATAGGGGCTATAAAAGTTTTTTCCATAAAGTTGGTAAGCATTCGGTGTTCAGAGATAAGcgaaacaacaaaaatataggtAATGCCAGCACATCACAAAATTGCTTAAGAAAacagggggagggggggggggttaagcaTCCGGTCCAACTCCCTTGTCAACtttaagatttttaagatatttctcAACTATAGAAGTAGTAAGTTCGATTGTACATAAGTCCACACAGGGCTGACCGTCGGGTAAGAATCCATTCACACGCATCTCCAGTTCAAAAGCACACTGAAAGTATGAATTAAACAAGCCACAAATCTCTTCGCCATTAGATGATGAAGTCTCACCAAAAAACATACGATCAGGTAGATCTTTACACCCCTCCCtcttagattttaaaaatgatcaaaaatatgtactatttctattaatttctCTCTCAGCATTATCAATGTAAGCATTATAACAGTGAACTTCAACCTTTCTCTGTCTTTCTCGTAAAACCACAAATGTATCATAGTCTGAAATCCTACAATAAGTCTTCCATTTCcagtgaaattttaatttttccttaaTTATCTTTATCAAAGGCCCATTGTACCAAACAGGGTACTTACGTGACTGATGCACAACCTTTGATGGTATGTGTTTATCAATAATATTGAAGATAGTATCATAGAAAGAAGTAGTTGCGGTTTCAATGTCGAGGTTAAGGAAGCGTTTAAAATAATTCGAAAGATCTCATAAAATTATCCATAAATCAAGCTATAAAGATGAATTCAAGATGAAAATAGATTTTGGAGAAAATGTCAAACTTTAAAATCGCTGCCCTGTAAAATTGCCATTTTGGACTTATCAAGTTCTTCACGCCAGGTACAGATTTATACACAGTGAACCCATTCTCATACAAGTGCTAAAAGtgtcttatttttaacaacttgtatAAGTCGTTTGGATGCGAAAAGCGTCAGATCATCCATTAAAATTAGACTTCACGTAGGTAACATAATCTATCTTCATGCCTCTGGCGGccgtaaattgaaaagaaaagcgCAAACATTAAGCCGATGTCAGCCGACTTACTTACCTACACTATTATTGTTGCACAACCTGTGTAATAAAACCGTGATTATTACTTCTTATTAGAGAAAATAAATGGCAACTCCATTTTTAtacgttaaataaaagttttaaaaatattatttgctttGATGTTTAGTTTAGATACAGGCTTAAGAATATGCAACTTGTTCACACAGTACTTTATCAGTGCGAAAACCGCGTTCGAATAGTTTGGTAGACCACAAATTATAAGATAATATTGTTATCATGGTTTTATGTCATATATATTGGCAAAATCTGTTGCAATACTATAACAGTTTTAACAGAAGCTCAAAAAGGTCTTTAACGGTATCTTTAATTGAATTTTGAGTAAAATGAGTGTTAAAGTGGCTGTAGTAACAGGAGCTAATAAAGGAATAGGTTTTGGGATAGTCCGCGGTCTCTGCAAACGTTTCGACGGAGTTGTTTATTTAACATCACGAAATGAAAAACGCGGCAAAGATGCAGTTGCCGCCCTTGAAAATGAAGGACTGCGACCGAAATATCACCAACTGGACATCACAAGTACTCAAAGCTTACAAGTATTTCACGACTATATCAAGGAGAAGTATGGTTACATTGATGTTTTAGTGAATAACGCTGGAATCATGTTTAAAAGTAACGCCCCAGAGCCGGAAGGAGTTCAGGCGGAGGAAACTTTGCGGGTTAATTATTTCTCTGTTCTTTCCACATGTGAAATTCTGTTTCCGCTACTTCGAAATGGCGCAAGAGTGGTAAATATTTCTAGTTCGTTAGGTCATTTAAGCTATATACCTAGCGAGAAACTGAGACAGAAATTTCAAGACCCCAAGTTGACTATACCGGAGCTCTCAGACCTAATGCGTCAGTATGTAGAAGCGGCTAAACAAGGCACTCAAGCAGCGGAATGGGGAGACTCAGCATATAATGTCTCTAAAGTTGGATTAACAGCTTTGACAATGATACAACAGAGACTGCTCAATGACAGAGGTAATCcgtaatacatatatcatataCATAATAGATCagttgctagctttttttaatacattactgttgaatattatttttttggatttaactccttaagaatcgatttttatataaggTCTCGGTAAGaaaaaatatgaagagtaaaatctactgaacgaatgacctcgtcacgtttctcgtaacgccatctatcggaactcaatGGAATTTCGATAGACGATTGATTCGTTTACTTACCATTTggtatggtattaatctttatcttagactagtaaaccttttttgtgacagtcgatctgaaggagtaaactccagtcgcgcgtcggagctgacacagacacttttttttaattatacaaataacttAAGAAGCTTAAGACGGGTATAATATGTAATTCAATATTCTAGAAGCTTCACTTACTCTTTCGACTTTACATTACAGtcatatctataaaatatttctgaCCCACACTGGACTATGAGGACTAAGTTTTAACAAATCTCGTGCCTTTGACTTCTATTAACATCTTTGCAGAGGTTACAGTATAATTACCGTTCTGATGAGAGGTATGTCAGGGGGTATGTCCAGTGGTCACAATTGGCTGGAGTAGGAGGAAGGATCACTGGTACAATATAACACATGAAAATATTCCTAAAGtctatgtaaaaaatgtttgtcatggtctgcaCATTGGTGCTACactttgtacaaaattttacaaGGGGGAGCCATTAAGTGTAACTCTCCTAAGaccacagcaagaaatatcttgctcaaagcttagaacagcccgactgggaaagtatattatgaataatattactacgaagatcacagctacataatactgctATAAGGTATAGGTTGTGTTCCTGTAAGAATGGTAGCCAGAGCTCTGGAGCAGGGTCAGAGTTTGGGTGGACATCATGCTCCAATGCTCCTAGTGTTGCAGAAGTTCAGAGGCTACAGAATACTGTAGCTTCTGGACGTCTGGTCTGTTGCATACCATTAAGTAGACCGTATTctggttttaataattattaaaaatgatcagTTCGTAATTTTAACATTCTGTAAAACTTTTTtctaagaaatttaatttttaagaagtGTGAAGGTAAAAATCGATCTTCAACTAACGTAAACAGAGCAGTGCaaattggttttattttacTGTGCTTTTTACGAATCAATCgatatctaaaatatttaaaaaaagtgcaaTGTAATATATCTAAATACTAGCTGACGCCGCAAAGGTTGTTTTGCCATGTAAGTtgttaacccccttaatcccccgtcccttataatttaggggtatgaaaaatagacgttagccgattctcagacctacccgatatgtacacaaaatttcatgaaaatcggtccagtcgtttcggaggagtatgataactaacattgtgacacgagaattttacataataaGATTAAGAAAGaccttttatttttagatatcaaAGTTAACGCGGTACACCCTGGTTATGTGGACACTGATTTGTCATCTCATCAGGGTCCCTTATCAATAGACCAGGGTGCTGAGGCCCCACTGTACTTAGCGTTGGATGCTCCCGACTCTGTCAAAGGGCAGTATGTCTGGTATGACAAGAGGATCGTCAGCTGGTCAGGACCACAACCAGAAGAGATTTATTAaactatatgtgtatgtgtatttatttactttttcgtAAATGTGTAATCTACACAAAAAcagttttacataaaataaaacttaaaatattaattacgtgTTTCAATTATTTGTATGAAACCAACATACACCATTTCTTAATCAATCGTACATCATCAAAGTAAtaacatgaaattaaaaaaggaaGCGAATGTAGTActtaacatttataatagaaATGCAAAATCTAAAcaagctgacccagcaaacgctATTTTgccataaatgttattaacccccttaattcccccTCCCCTTCATaacttacgcttcagcttgtaatactcatagtagggaatatatccgccaacccgcattggagtagcgtggtggattaagctctgatccttctcctacatggggaaataggcctatgcccagtagtgggatattacaggttgaagcgaatgtcctttatagaatcgtaaacgtGGAGTATAAGATGGACAATGCTTTGACTAAGTAAACAATAGCGACACTAGTAGCCTTTTAGGAACAGTAGAATTTACTGTTGCTTTGATAAGTATAGAATATTTAAGGCTGCATAATCACTCTTGGtatgattattgttttttgatGATATTAATTTGAGACTATTTGCCTCAaagatttgttaaattttcttatatttgttattagGACTTTTGTAACAACAATATCAGACCATACAGGAAACTAATCAAGGTTGACTCATCTGCTTACCggaaaaaagttatattttatgaaattgtagcgacatctatcgctcAACATACGAAATACGAACTAAGAACTTACGTATCCTACATGGCGATATCATAGTTATCAGAGCAATTgaacatatatacaagaacccgacaacaaccgtcgggctactgagcccaccagacacaactcccgtctggttggaggatcctcccttttctatGGTGTACGAGGGACTTCACACCCTGTTCCTTGCAcccctaaaaaataaaatatgattctGAAAATGTTCCAATAAGGTTGCCTTTAAAAATATGGCCATGGctgtaattaataatagttacaaaaaagTTCAGGCACTTATTTTGTCCCCCCCTCCCCCCGACAAGCAGACGAGTTTAGATCAATCTTACTTGTGATTATTAACCAATTAAGGGCCATCCATTTTAATGCAGCCATAATCATTTAATTtctatacttaatataaaattgtaatgttaCTTATTGAGGTAGAAGTTGAATACTAATTTCCAATTATAAGTATATTAGTCAAGTAACACAACACTATGATCatcaaaaaagttatatatttatatattactttcttgtataaatatacttaaacaCTTTTACAtcgtaaaaaaaaggaaaaaaaaaacagcagtacaaaaataaaattaagcaaaTGGTAGTTACActgacagcatgcaaaggcggtcttattgctttaagcaatctatTCCAGACAACCCCAGGTAAAAGAACTTACTAGTGATAACTATTAATGACAACaacttcttaaaaaataaaaatcgcagTAATAAGCGTTAACTGGTGCGGCTACCGGCAGCATTTGGAACCctttaaaatcaacaaaaaaaacagCCCCTATCCTCGGCAGTCACGATCTCCTGATTCTACCAGTGATTGAGTCAATAaaaggtaggttaggttaggttaccgatatctaaaaaaatataacttttaaataagcCTCACCTAAGTAGGGCATCATGATAATGGAGGCCAGATACACTATGGTTCTTTCGgctttttaagcgacttcaaaaaaatttattatatattatatttatatatattttttgtatgttcggggataaattcgtcgtttatgaatcgattttgataattctttttttgttggaaaggggatatccctggtgtggtaccatgataaggaaactaggatctgatgatgggatcccagggaagtcgagggaaactctcgaaaatccgcaaaactttttattggatgtaccgattttgatgatttttaaattaatcgaaagctgatgtttatcatgtggccacattaaatttcatcgagatcttattacaattttttgagtaatatttgataatgcgtatttactagactattttttcgtctacctacgttgtatttaggtacttgtcaatataattgaagtcggttttttttcgtttgctggcaaacacaattattatttgccagcaaatacaattatcagtGTAAAAATCGAGTTCatagataatacatatatatctacaaataaaaaatcataaatagaTCACAAGCACAAGGTTATATTATCTTCAGTATATCAGTGACGATAAATACGTCTCGTGCCCATCATCTTGGTTTTATGTCATTTATATTGCGAAAGATGTTGCAATGCTGTtctagaatttaaaaatagtagcTATTAAAGatattcaactgtatttttaattgaattttgagTACAATGAGTGCTAAAGTGGCTGTAGTAACAGGAGCTAATAAAGGAATAGGTTTTGCGATAGTTCGCGGTCTCTGCAAACGTTTCGACGGAGTTGTTTATTTAACATCGCGAAATGAAAAACGCGGCAAAGATGCAGTTGCCGCGCTTGAAAATGAAGGACTGCGACCGAAATATCACCAACTGGACATCACAAGCACTCAAAGCTTACAAGTATTTCACGACTATATCAAGGAGAAGTATGGTTACATTGATGTTTTAGTGAATAACGCTGGAATCATGTTTAAAAGTAACGCCCTAGAGCCGGAAGGAGTTCAGGCGGAGGAAACTTTGCGGGTTAATTATTTCTCTGTTCTTTCTACATGTGAAATTCTGTTTCCTCTACTTCGAAATGGCGCAAGAGTGGTAAATATTTCTAGTTCGTTAGGTCATTTAAGCTATATACCTAGCGAGAAACTGAGACAGAAATTTCAAGACCCCAAGTTGACTATACCGGAGCTCTCAGACCTAATGCGTCAGTATGTAGAAGCGGCTAAACAAGGCACTCAGGCAGCGGAATGGGGATACTCAGCATATAATGTCTCTAAAGTTGGATTAACAGCTTTGACAATGATACAACAGAGACTGCTCAATGACAGAGGTAATCcgtaatacatatatcatataCATAATAGATCagttgctagctttttttaatacattactgttgaatattatttttttggatttaactccttaataatcgatttttatataaggTCTCGGTAAGaaaaaatatgaagagtaaaatctactgaacgaatgacctcgtcacgtttctcgtaacgccatctatcggaactcaatAGGATTTCGATAGACGATTGATTCGTTTACTTGCCATTGggtatggtattaatctttatcttagactagtaagccttttttgtgtctatttagacagtcgatctgaagcagtaaactccagtcgcgcGTCGGAGCTGATAcagacactttttttttaattatacaaataacttAAGAAGCTTAAGGGTATAATATGTAATTCAATATTCTAGAAGCTTCACTTACTGTTTAGACTTTAAATTACAGTCAtgtctataaaatatttctgaCCCACAGTGGACTATGAGGACTAAGTTTTAACAAATCTCGTGCCTTTGACTTCTATTAACATCTTTGCAGAGGTTACAGTATAATTACCGTTCTGATGAGAGGTATGTCAGGGGGTATGTCCAGTGGTCGGAGTAGGAGGTCTGGCTGGAGTAGGAGGAAGGATCACTGATACAATATAACACATGAAAATATTCCTAAAGtctatgtaaaaaatgtttgtcatggtctgcaCATTGGTGCTACactttgtacaaaattttacaaGGGGGAGCCATTAAGTGTAACTCTCTTAAGaccacagcaagaaatatcttgctcaaagcttagaacagcccgactgggaaagtatattatgaataatattactacgaagatcacagctacataatactgctATAAGGTATAGGTTGCCAGAGCTCTGGAGCAGGGTCAGAGTTTGGGTGGACAAAATGCTCCAATGctcctagtgttgcagacgttcaGAGGCTACAGAATACTTTAGCTTCTGGACGTCTGGTCTGTTGCATACCATCAAGTAGACCGTATTctggttttaataattattaaaaatgatcagttcgtaattttaacattttgtaaaacttttttctaagaaatttaatttttaagaagtGTGAAGGTAAAAATCGATCTTCAACTAACGTAAACAGAGTAGTGCaaattggttttattttacTGCGCTTTTTACGAATCAATCGATAtctaaactattaaaaaaaagtgcaatataatatatctatatactagctgaccccgcaaaagtTGTTTGGCATGTATGTtgttaacccccttaatcccccctcccttataacttaggggtatgaaaaatagatgttagccaattttcagacctacccgatatgtatacaaaatttcatgaaaatcggtccagtcgt from the Melitaea cinxia chromosome 26, ilMelCinx1.1, whole genome shotgun sequence genome contains:
- the LOC123666605 gene encoding carbonyl reductase [NADPH] 3-like, coding for MSVKVAVVTGANKGIGFGIVRGLCKRFDGVVYLTSRNEKRGKDAVAALENEGLRPKYHQLDITSTQSLQVFHDYIKEKYGYIDVLVNNAGIMFKSNAPEPEGVQAEETLRVNYFSVLSTCEILFPLLRNGARVVNISSSLGHLSYIPSEKLRQKFQDPKLTIPELSDLMRQYVEAAKQGTQAAEWGDSAYNVSKVGLTALTMIQQRLLNDRDIKVNAVHPGYVDTDLSSHQGPLSIDQGAEAPLYLALDAPDSVKGQYVWYDKRIVSWSGPQPEEIY
- the LOC123666603 gene encoding carbonyl reductase [NADPH] 1-like — its product is MSAKVAVVTGANKGIGFAIVRGLCKRFDGVVYLTSRNEKRGKDAVAALENEGLRPKYHQLDITSTQSLQVFHDYIKEKYGYIDVLVNNAGIMFKSNALEPEGVQAEETLRVNYFSVLSTCEILFPLLRNGARVVNISSSLGHLSYIPSEKLRQKFQDPKLTIPELSDLMRQYVEAAKQGTQAAEWGYSAYNVSKVGLTALTMIQQRLLNDRDIKVNAVHPGYVDTDLSSHQGPLSIDQGAEAPLYLALDAPDSVKGQYVWYDKRIVSWSGPQPEEIY